Proteins co-encoded in one Arachis hypogaea cultivar Tifrunner chromosome 13, arahy.Tifrunner.gnm2.J5K5, whole genome shotgun sequence genomic window:
- the LOC112791960 gene encoding transmembrane emp24 domain-containing protein p24delta9 — protein sequence MMICSNPKPLLHLSLLLLSLLFSSPRIESLRFDLQSSHTKCISEEIKSNSMTVGKYSVVNHNDGYPLPDSHRVTVRVTSSYGNNYHYGEKVQQGGFAFVAVEAGDYMTCFWAADANPSTTMTVDFEWKTGVAAKDWSNVAKKGQVDVMELELKKLYETVSSIHDEMFYLREREEEMQELNRTTNTRMFWLSLLSLIVCLSVAGLQLWHLKSFFEKKKLI from the exons ATGATGATTTGTTCGAACCCTAAGCCTCTTTTGcacctctctctccttctcctttcGTTGCTCTTCTCTTCTCCGAGGATCGAATCCCTCAGATTCGACCTCCAATCCAGTCATACCAAATGCATCTCCGAGGAAATCAAGAGCAATTCCATGACCGTCGGAAAGTACTCCGTCGTCAACCACAACGACGGTTACCCTTTGCCTGATTCACACAGAGTCACCGTTAGG GTAACATCGTCTTATGGGAACAACTATCACTATGGAGAAAAAGTTCAGCAAGGGGGGTTTGCGTTTGTGGCAGTTGAAGCTGGAGATTACATGACATGTTTTTGGGCTGCGGATGCTAACCCTTCCACAACTATGACAGTTGATTTTGAATGGAAGACCGGTGTGGCTGCCAAGGATTGGTCCAATGTTGCTAAGAAAGGTCAAGTTGAT GTGATGGAGCTGGAGCTAAAAAAGCTGTATGAAACTGTTAGTTCCATTCACGACGAGATGTTCTATCTTCGCGAAAG GGAAGAAGAAATGCAGGAGCTGAACAGAACAACGAATACAAGAATGTTCTGGTTGAGTTTGCTTTCGCTCATAGTGTGCCTATCAGTAGCAGGATTGCAGCTATGGCACTTGAAGTCCTTCTTTGAGAAAAAGAAACTAATCTAA
- the LOC112791961 gene encoding serine/threonine-protein kinase VIK produces MSSGGDSSGGGSSSSANADNKEKDKQKEKARVSRTSLILWHAHQNDAAAVRKLLQEDPSLVKARDYDNRTPLHVAALHGWLDVANCLIEYGADVNAQDRWKNTPLADAEGANRTSVIELLKTHGGLSYGQNGSHFEARPVPPPLPNKCDWEVDPNEIDFSNSSRIGKGSFGEILKAYWRGTPVAVKRILPSLSDDRLVIQDFRHEVNLLVKLRHPNIVQFLGAVTDRTPLMLITEYLRGGDLHQYLKDKGSLSPSTAVNFSMDIARGMAYLHNEPNVIIHRDLKPRNVLLVNSSADHLKVGDFGLSKIIKVKNAHDVYKMTGETGSYRYMAPEVFKHRRYDKKVDVYSFAMILYEMLEGEPPFASYEPYDAAKRAAEGHRPTFRAKGYTPELQELTQQSWAADMNQRPSFIDILKRLEKIKENLPSDHHWHLFTS; encoded by the exons ATGAGCTCCGGCGGCGATTCTTCCGGCGGAGGAAGCAGCAGCTCTGCCAACGCCGACAACAAGGAGAAGGACAAGCAGAAGGAGAAGGCTAGGGTGAGTCGCACCTCCTTGATACTGTGGCACGCGCACCAAAACGACGCCGCTGCGGTGCGTAAGCTTCTCCAGGAGGATCCTTCACTCGTCAAGGCAAGGGACTACGATAACCGTACTCCTCTCCACGTCGCCGCACTTCACGGCTGGCTCGACGTCGCTAACTGCCTCATCGAGTACGGCGCCGACGTCAACGCTCAGGATCGCTGGAAAAACAcc CCTCTTGCTGATGCGGAAGGAGCTAACAGGACTTCGGTGATCGAGCTCCTGAAAACTCACGGTGGATTGTCTTAT GGGCAAAATGGTAGCCATTTTGAGGCGAGGCCAGTACCGCCGCCGTTACCGAACAAGTGTGATTGGGAAGTTGACCCTAACGAGATTGACTTCTCTAACTCCTCGCGTATTGGAAAG GGATCTTTTGGTGAGATTTTAAAAGCCTATTGGCGTGGGACTCCAGTTGCTGTTAAACGCATTCTTCCATCTCTTTCAGATGATCGATTGGTGAT TCAGGACTTCAGGCATGAGGTCAATTTGTTGGTGAAGCTTCGACACCCTAATATAGTTCAGTTTCTCGGAGCTGTTACTGACAGGACCCCCCTTATGTTAATTACTGAGTATCTAAGAGGG GGTGATCTTCATCAGTACCTCAAAGACAAAGGTTCATTGAGTCCTTCAACAGCTGTCAACTTTTCCATGGATATTGCCAG AGGCATGGCCTATCTTCACAATGAACCAAACGTTATAATTCATCGAGACCTAAAGCCAAG GAATGTTCTTTTGGTCAACTCTAGTGCCGATCATTTAAAAGTTGGGGATTTTGGATTGAGTAAAATTATCAAGGTCAAAAATGCTCATGATGTATACAAGATGACCGGTGAAACAGGGAGCT ACCGCTACATGGCTCCTGAAGTTTTCAAACACCGAAGATATGATAAGAAGGTTGATGTGTACTCCTTTGCAATGATTTTGTATGAG ATGCTTGAAGGTGAACCCCCTTTTGCAAGTTATGAACCTTATGATGCAGCCAAACGTGCAGCAGAAGGACACAGACCTACTTTTCGGGCAAAGGGTTATACCCCCGAACTGCAAGA GTTAACGCAACAGAGTTGGGCTgctgacatgaatcaaagacctTCATTTATAGATATCCTTAAACGGCTTGAAAAGATCAAGGAAAATTTACCGTCAGATCATCACTGGCATTTGTTTACTTCATAA
- the LOC112791962 gene encoding uncharacterized protein, which translates to MDNRDSEDINEWQEIEPGLRWGMVTVNDDYLQVPVDQSSSTDDPPIHHQQASSSETVSTAASEDDNGASSPSSVEGDTAVTAEAPAPSDWRIRVANEGRKLLKLRLEAARNGVVRVASMVRECVVCVGTFWSVTCVFGVAAAVLVAVVSVGFRRRRWRRVDRRQSVEELADLLREKDEKIGQLLIQIAQLNEALSSRRKVPVLRISS; encoded by the exons ATGGAtaacagagattcagaggacatcAACGAATGGCAAGAAATAGAACCAGGTCTCAGATGGGGCATGGTGACGGTCAACGATGACTACCTTCAGGTTCCCGTTGACCAATCCTCTTCAACTGACGACCCTCCAATTCACCATCAACAAGCATCATCGTCAGAAACTGTTTCGACGGCGGCGTCGGAGGACGACAACGGAGCTTCGTCGCCGTCGTCCGTTGAAGGTGATACGGCAGTGACGGCGGAGGCGCCTGCACCGTCGGATTGGAGGATTAGGGTTGCGAATGAAGGAAGGAAGCTATTGAAGCTGCGGTTAGAGGCTGCGAGAAACGGCGTCGTTCGTGTGGCTTCCATGGTTCGTGAATGTGTGGTGTGTGTGGGTACGTTTTGGTCAGTCACGTGCGTGTTTGGAGTGGCTGCGGCGGTTCTGGTTGCGGTGGTTTCCGTGGGGTTTCGGCGGCGGCGGTGGAGGAGGGTTGACCGTCGACAGAGCGTAGAGGAACTGGCAGATCTTTTGAGGGAGAAAGACGAG AAAATTGGGCAACTGTTGATTCAAATTGCACAATTGAATGAAGCATTGTCCTCACGTCGCAAGGTTCCAGTGCTCCGAATCAGCAGCTGA
- the LOC112783269 gene encoding uncharacterized protein: MAKQKAVAVIFGNWDESYNELPRWVLGVQLTMPGTVAVLRTCPVRVGAQHDESQAYFHKLFWTFPHDGNSNILPVAFALVEGENAESWSFFLSHLREHVTPQPGLLVISDRHNGIKAALEAPDGGWLPPAAYRGFCIRHVAANFTLTFKGKDARRLLVNAAYAKTEVEFDYWFDILRSENPYCDKGRRFGHMTTNISECVNSILKGVRNLPVCSLVKATYGRLAELFVRKGREAEAQMGTGQQFSQYLVKCIEANMKTARCFTVTVYDRDNSEYTVAETTPTGSFSLGTYRVSLGSQTCDCGYFQALHFPCPRALACCAYSRLTWQPYVHQVYRLSSVFGVYQMGFTPPISEGFWPPYAGPTVIPDPNMRRAKEGRPRSTRIRTNMDDADPNRPKRCGLCRQPGHTRWSCPQAGRPTGTAGN, from the exons atggcgaagcagaaggccgttGCCGTCATCTTTGGGAactgggatgagtcgtacaacgagctcccTCGGTGGGTGTTAGGAGTTCAGCTGACGATGCCTGGCACTGTAGCAGTCCTCAGGACTTGCCCTGTTCGAGTTGGGGCACAGCATGACGAGTCTCAGGCTTATTTTCATAAGCTGTTCTGGACTTTCCCCCAt gacggaaACTCCAACATACTCCCCGTGGCATTTGCACTAgttgagggtgagaatgctgagtcatggtctttctttctctcccacctccGTGAGCACGTGACACCTCAGCCGGGTCTATTAgttatttcagataggcataacggcatcaaggcagCGCTCGAGGCTCCCGATGGGGGATGGCTACCTCCGGCTGCATACCGGGGGTTCTGCATTCGACACGTTGCAGCGAATTTCACCCTGACCTTCAAGGGAAAAGATGCCCGGAGGCTTCTTGTTAACGCCGCATATGCGAAGACCGAAGTGGAGTTCGACTACTGGTTTGACATTCTGCGCTCTGAGAATCCG TACTGTGATAAGGGTCGGAGATTCGGGCACATGACGACCAATATTTCTGAGTGTGTCAATTCAATCCTGAAGGGGGTAAGGAACCTCCCTGTTTGCTCGCTGGTGAAGGCCACATACGGAAGGCTGGCTGAGCTATTTGTCCgtaaggggagggaggccgaggcTCAAATGGGTaccggacaacaattcagtcaataCCTAGTAAAGTGTATCGAGGCCAACATGAAGACagccaggtgcttcacggtgactgtTTATGACAGGGATAACTCGGAGTACACCGTGGCAGAGACGACTCCGACAGGTTCATTCTCACTTGGTACCTACAGGGTCTCACTAGGGTCTCAGACTTGTGATTGTGGATACTTCCAAgcacttcatttcccgtgtcCTCGCGCACTGGCATGCTGTGCTTATTCACGTCTTACTTGGCAGCCTTATGTCCACCAGGTCTATCGCCTTAGTTCCGTTTTCGGTGTCTATCAGATGGGATTTACACCTCCCATTTcggagggtttctggccacctTATGCCGGACCTACCGTTATACCGGATCCGAACATGAGGCGTGCGAAGGAGGGTCGTCCAAGGTCCACACGCATTCGCACCAACATGGATGATGCAGATCCGAACCGGCCAAAGAGATGTGGCCTCTGCAGGCAGCCAGGACACACTCGTTGGAGTTGTCCGCAAGCCGGACGACCCACCGGGACAGCTGGGAATTAA